One Miscanthus floridulus cultivar M001 chromosome 11, ASM1932011v1, whole genome shotgun sequence DNA window includes the following coding sequences:
- the LOC136492238 gene encoding uncharacterized protein yields MAPSSVHSESSSDDGFSVAPASASQIQSISIRHHVPVVLDMDEGNYGQWRLFFESTLGKFGLHSHVKSTTPSDERDGEWRMIDSCVVNWILATVSKGVFDIIRRDRNDTFSLWHVVEGLFQDNELQRAVYLEAEFRSLQQGDMSMNEYCTKLKRLADQLRDIGHPISEPSQVLNLLRGLNPRYRYVKPVITSKYPL; encoded by the coding sequence ATGGCGCCCTCCTCTGTGCACTCTGAGTCTTCCTCTGATGACGGCTTCTCTGTCGCTCCTGCTTCTGCCTCACAAATCCAGAGCATCTCCATCCGTCACCATGTTCCCGTCGTCCTTGACATGGATGAAGGAAACTATGGCCAGTGGCGGCTCTTCTTCGAGTCCACCCTCGGCAAGTTCGGGTTGCACAGCCACGTGAAATCGACTACCCCGTCCGACGAGCGCGATGGTGAGTGGCGCATGATCGACTCGTGCGTCGTCAACTGGATCCTCGCCACCGTCTCCAAGGGCGTCTTCGACATCATCCGCCGCGACCGCAACGACACCTTCTCCCTCTGGCACGTCGTCGAAGGTCTCTTCCAGGACAACGAGCTGCAGCGCGCCGTGTACCTGGAAGCCGAGTTCCGCTCTCTGCAGCAGGGAGACATGTCCATGAATGAGTACTGCACCAAACTAAAGCGTCTCGCCGACCAGCTGCGCGACATCGGCCATCCCATCTCCGAGCCGAgccaagtgctcaatcttctTCGCGGCCTTAATCCGCGCTATCGCTACGTCAAGCCGGTGATCACATCCAAGTAcccactgtaa
- the LOC136493456 gene encoding deSI-like protein At4g17486 produces the protein MESQNGSGGGAPVVLNVYDLTPMNNYLYWFGLGIFHSGIEVHGMEYGFGAHEFPTSGVFEVEPKSCPGFIYRRSVWMGTTDLSRAEFRSFIENLAGKYNGNTYHLISKNCNHFTDDVCKNLTRKSIPGWVNRLARVGSFFNYLLPEGIQVSTVRHVPTHPAFSDDDMDSVSSSIIGDSDLEELDQHLLPSTADVHSIDVPPKLAKDLL, from the exons ATGGAATCGCAGAACGGCTCCGGCGGAGGGGCGCCCGTGGTGCTCAACGTGTACGACCTGACGCCCATGAACAACTACCTCTACTGGTTCGGCCTCGGTATCTTCCACTCCGGAATCGAAG TTCATGGAATGGAGTACGGATTTGGAGCACACGAGTTTCCAACAAGTGGGGTATTTGAGGTGGAACCGAAAAGCTGTCCTGGTTTCATCTACAGAAGATCTGTGTGGATGGGCACAACTGACTTGTCTAGAGCAGAGTTCCGCTCTTTCATTGAAAATCTTGCAGGAAAGTACAATGGGAACACGTATCATTTGATTTCAAAGAATTGCAACCATTTTACAGATGATGTCTGTAAGAACTTGACCAGGAAATCAATCCCTGGGTGGGTGAATCGGCTAGCAAGAGTGG GTTCATTTTTCAACTATCTTCTACCAGAAGGCATCCAAGTTTCCACAGTAAGACACGTCCCTACTCATCCTGCATTTTCTG ATGATGATATGGATTCGGTATCTTCATCGATTATTGGAGATAGTGATCTGGAAGAGTTGGACCAACACCTTCTGCCATCAACTGCTGACGTCCATTCTATAGACGTGCCACCAAAGCTAGCCAAAGATCTTCTCTGA
- the LOC136493458 gene encoding disease resistance protein RPM1-like produces MAEMIAVSLSAKAAASLSEPAAVELSSLFAIRSGVAAAVRELELLRAFLRFADSRRGTNDLSVAWTNQVRNAAFELEDVVDEYSYLSGRGFIRGCANLGAWFALSRRLRKARDRLRELSGAKEQYGILPAISSAGAERSYAVGGSASFISRKVADTAHFLGEEDIVGFAAQRSLLMEWLTEDMEPRRTLVAVGGMGGVGKTTLVTNVFREVAASFHFDCAAWVSVSKNFTREDLLKRVLKELQRDVRAGVPKDVEETSYRSLVEALQGILSKKRYLVLLDDVWDADAWYEIRSAFVDDGTRSRIIITTRSQDVANLAKSTRTILLKPLPEKEAWCLFCNTTFREDADRECPQHLEHWALKILNKCSGLPLAIVSVGNVLALKEKSEFAWKSVHDSLVWDESTDHGIGRVSSILNLSIDDLPYHLKRCFLYCSIYPEDFFVKRKILIRKWIAEGFVEEKNHATMEDVADDYLNQLVQRSLLQVVMKNEFGRAKRFQIHDLIRELILSRSAKEGHFVFSKCTPTFESNSNFRHLIIDRCGSSDLPAPQMASLRSLHGFKTDLDASLLSSFRLLTVLHLWYVPINKLPSSVTNLLNLCYLGIRSTLIKELPHELGRLRKLQTLDAKWSMVQRLPSSITKLKGLRHLILFRRYAADFRFLYPGKAVVLPDGMRNLTCLQTLKYIEANEETVRSLGSLKQMRSLELCGVHEGNLIHLPSSISKMSYLQCLGIVSRDADVQLDLESFSPPPLKLQKFTLTGRLIGNKLPSWFDHLSSLMQLQLYSSKLKEDSIGLLASLPRLFDLSLVDAYEEKSLIFAAGVFPVLRKLRLDDLANLSHLEFQKGSLVNLDKLMLSQCFELTKIPQGIENLVHLKNLELSEMPIELTEQIFKGHESEGKHQDALHMTIVKVLHMHNGLLEKKVHINLCAL; encoded by the coding sequence ATGGCGGAGATGATCGCCGTATCCCTCTCGGCAAAGGCGGCCGCGTCCTTGTCCGAGCCGGCAGCCGTGGAGTTGTCCTCCCTCTTCGCCATTCGCTCCGGGGTCGCTGCCGCCGTGCGCGAGCTCGAGCTCCTCCGTGCCTTCCTCCGCTTCGCCGATTCTCGCCGCGGCACCAACGATCTCTCCGTCGCCTGGACCAATCAGGTTCGCAACGCTGCCTTTGAGCTCGAGGACGTTGTGGACGAGTACTCCTACCTATCCGGTAGAGGCTTCATCCGCGGCTGCGCCAATTTAGGCGCCTGGTTCGCGCTCTCTAGGCGACTGCGGAAGGCGCGGGACAGACTCCGCGAACTGTCGGGCGCCAAGGAGCAATACGGCATCTTGCCGGCGATTTCCTCCGCGGGCGCGGAGAGATCGTATGCAGTTGGCGGCAGCGCGAGCTTCATCAGCCGGAAGGTAGCAGATACGGCGCACTTTCTCGGAGAAGAGGATATAGTTGGCTTTGCGGCGCAGAGGAGCTTACTGATGGAATGGCTGACCGAGGACATGGAGCCCCGGCGGACGCTGGTCGCCGTCGGGGGGATGGGTGGTGTTGGCAAGACCACTCTAGTGACCAACGTCTTCAGGGAAGTCGCCGCTAGCTTCCACTTCGATTGCGCCGCATGGGTGTCCGTCTCTAAGAACTTCACGAGGGAAGACCTCTTGAAGAGAGTCTTGAAAGAACTTCAGCGGGACGTTCGCGCCGGCGTGCCAAAGGACGTTGAAGAGACGAGTTACCGATCGCTGGTCGAGGCTTTGCAAGGCATTCTGTCCAAGAAACGGTACTTGGTGTTGCTGGATGACGTCTGGGACGCGGATGCGTGGTATGAGATCCGCAGTGCATTTGTTGACGATGGAACCCGGAGCCGGATAATCATCACTACACGCAGTCAAGACGTGGCTAATCTGGCAAAATCCACCAGGACCATCCTGCTGAAGCCGCTTCCTGAGAAGGAAGCGTGGTGTTTATTTTGTAATACAACATTCAGGGAGGATGCTGATCGAGAGTGCCCGCAGCATTTGGAGCACTGGGCTTTGAAGATACTGAACAAATGTAGTGGTCTACCATTGGCGATTGTGTCAGTTGGCAATGTCCTTGCTTTGAAGGAGAAAAGTGAGTTTGCTTGGAAGAGCGTCCATGACAGTCTTGTGTGGGATGAAAGCACTGATCATGGAATTGGGCGAGTGTCAAGCATACTGAATCTGAGTATTGATGATCTACCATACCATCTGAAGAGATGTTTTCTTTATTGTAGTATATACCCAGAGGATTTCTTTGTCAAAAGGAAGATTCTCATAAGGAAGTGGATTGCTGAAGGCTTTGTTGAGGAAAAAAACCATGCCACAATGGAGGATGTCGCTGATGATTACCTGAACCAGCTAGTGCAACGAAGCCTGCTGCAGGTCGTGATGAAAAATGAGTTTGGACGCGCCAAGCGGTTCCAAATACATGATTTGATCAGAGAGTTGATTCTGAGTAGGTCGGCAAAGGAGGGACACTTCGTATTCTCAAAGTGCACACCAACATTTGAGTCAAATAGTAATTTCCGTCATCTCATAATTGATCGATGCGGAAGTAGTGACCTTCCAGCTCCACAAATGGCATCACTTCGGTCCCTCCATGGATTCAAAACAGATTTGGATGCTTCTCTACTGTCTAGCTTCAGATTACTAACTGTTCTACACTTATGGTACGTTCCAATAAATAAACTGCCTAGTTCAGTGACCAATCTCCTCAATCTGTGCTATCTTGGCATCCGTTCCACTCTAATCAAAGAGCTACCACATGAATTGGGACGACTACGTAAGTTGCAAACTTTAGATGCCAAGTGGTCCATGGTCCAGAGGTTGCCAAGCAGCATAACAAAACTCAAAGGTCTGCGCCACCTGATATTGTTTAGACGCTACGCTGCAGATTTTAGGTTTCTATATCCTGGTAAAGCAGTTGTTCTTCCAGATGGGATGAGAAATCTGACCTGTCTGCAGACTCTGAAATACATCGAAGCTAATGAGGAGACGGTCAGATCCTTAGGAAGCTTGAAACAGATGAGGAGCTTGGAACTATGTGGTGTGCACGAGGGCAATCTTATCCATTTGCCATCATCCATCTCTAAAATGAGCTACCTTCAATGCCTGGGAATTGTAAGTCGGGATGCTGATGTACAACTGGACCTCGAGTCTTTTTCACCACCACCGTTGAAGCTACAAAAATTCACCCTAACAGGAAGGTTAATAGGGAATAAGCTACCTTCATGGTTTGATCACCTTAGTAGTCTGATGCAGTTGCAGTTGTATTCTTCTAAACTCAAGGAAGATTCAATTGGATTGCTGGCATCGCTCCCTAGGTTGTTTGATCTTAGCCTCGTGGATGCATATGAAGAGAAGAGCTTGATCTTTGCAGCGGGTGTTTTTCCTGTGCTACGAAAACTAAGGTTAGATGACTTAGCTAACCTTTCTCACCTAGAGTTTCAAAAGGGGAGCCTTGTAAATCTAGATAAATTGATGCTTAGCCAATGTTTTGAGCTAACTAAAATACCCCAAGGCATTGAGAACCTTGTGCATCTCAAGAACCTGGAGCTTTCTGAAATGCCAATTGAGCTTACAGAACAGATATTTAAGGGGCATGAATCAGAGGGAAAACATCAAGATGCTTTGCACATGACAATTGTCAAGGTCCTCCATATGCATAATGGGTTGTTGGAGAAAAAAGTTCACATCAACTTGTGCGCTTTATAA